ATAATTCCAAAATCAGTTTCAAACTCCTCTGCCATTTTTTTTAAACTGCTAAAATCTCCAAACCAACTTCCCCCCCGGCTCCATATATAAACTTCACTGTTTAAATGCTCCGCCCCTGAGGAGTTAAAAGCTTCTTTCAGTATAGAAAAAGTAGAACCTTCTATATGATAAAACTTAATATATACAATTGTAAATAGTATTGTCATTATTAAAATCAAAAAATATATATTTTTAGCAATGGCCTTTTTCACGTATATCCCCCTTTTTACCATTTAACCGGTTGTCATAGTTAAATTATTGCCCTTTATTCACAGGGATATACGTCCAATATTTTTTACATCAATATGTAGAAAGTGCCCTGCTTATCATAATAGCACAATCTCCTCTTGTTATAAATCTTTCTTCGTCAAAATCATTATATATCCGGTCAGTAACTTTAAGAATTCCGGAGTCAAACATTTTTTTAACCTGATTACTGTACCACTTGTCTTTTTTTAACTTGGAATACATTCCGTTTTTTGATGTTTTAAAATTAAATGCCCTAGTTATTATGGAGCTGGCCTCCGCCAGTGTTATAAAATTATCAGGTCTTATTGTATTGTCCTGGTAGCCGGATATAAAATTGTTTTCTGCTGCAATTAATATAATATCCTTTGCCCAATGGTTATTTATATCAGAAAAAGTATATGCATTTTCCGTCCTTCTTTTCAGCTTCAGGGAGTTAACCAAAAGAGCCATAAACTCAGCCCTGGTTATAAAGCTATCAGGTGCAAATGTCCCATCACCCCTGCCGTTTACAATTCCGGCATCGTATAAATGCATAATATATTCTTCTGCTTCAATACCTTTTATATCACTAAATGGCAGCCAATTTCTATTGTTTACATTTATTAATCTCACCTTTACAGGTGGTATCGCATTTATCAAGTTGTAGCGTAAATAGGCTTTTTGAGGCATATTCTCTCCTGTTTCATAACCTACATGCAAAGTTTTTCCATTAACAAGGTAAAAGTAAACAATGCCTATTCCTTCTGATGCCTTCTCGTCTCTTTGGCTAATCTCAATTAAAATTTGAGACTCATTTATTTCCTCTATATTATAAACAGCTCCGCCGTTTTTTACACCGCCGTTTATATCTCCGCTGTTTTTTAAAGTTTCATCATGTAAAGTTTCACTATTATGTGCAGCAGTATATACGGTATCACTGTTATTTGCAGCCGCGCCTACATTTACAACTTGCAGGCTGGCAAATATTAAACATATTATGTATACTTTCACCTTATTTATATTCATTATTATGTCCCCCAACTCCTTCTTTTTTACTAATGTAATTTTTTCTTACTAATTTGCATTAATAAAGTTCTCCTGTATATACCAAAAGCTTTTCTAAAAGCCACACAACTTCTCCTCTTGTGATTTCACTTCCGCCCTCTGCAATTCTTCCGTTTTCCCTTACTAAAACCATACCGTTTTCCTTAATAAATTCTTGTCTTTCTTTATGTCCTAAAACCTCACCGGTTTTTAATTCATAAACTTTTATCATCATTTCATATACTTCATCTACAGTGCAGTTTCTTACCTGTCTTGAAACTTCCCGGTTTTCTATAAGACCTGCCTTTGCAGCTTCAAGCATATAGTTATTGCTGTATTGATATCCTAAAATATCAAACATGATTTTTACGGTATCACCTAATGTAGCATACAAATCAGGCTTAAATAACCTACCTTCAATGCTTTTTAGCTGATATACCGATGCCACGTTGTTTATGGCTGTTTCAAACCTGTGGTAGTAAATGTCGTCAAAAAAGTCTTTTGCCGGCTCAGCAATTGCTATATCCCCAAGTTTTTTGGTCTCTATAAAAACCTCTCCCTTTCTCCTATCCCCGTTATAAGAGGCAGAAGTATTGAGTTTTTGCCAAAGAGAGGTGTTTTTATCATACACATAACCAAAAGTCTTCCCATTTGCATACCAGCTGCTATCACTGTACTCCACCGAAAATTTCAGAGGTTTTAAAAGATTATCAAATGTAGTAATATATCCTAAGTCCCTTATTCCAACTTCTATATTGCAAACTTCCTTTTTAAAGTTCATGTTTTCTACATCTGTTTTAAAATTCTCCGGAAGTGAAATTACAATTTCATAATCAATCCTTCTTTTGCCTCCTGCCAAAGGGTTGCTGTCTTCAGTTGTAACGGTGCCGGGTCTTATTATTATGGAACTTTCCTTTGTTGCAATAATAAGATTTTTCTTAAGCCTGGTAAATCCCATAAAAACCCTGTCAGACACAAGCATTCTTATTTTTTTGTATTTACCCGGGGGGTTTGTAAGGTCAATTTTGTAGTCCGGATTTTTATCCTTAATAACACTTTCCAATAGCCTGTCTGCATTAACACCTGTAATTCTTACATTCCATACCCCGTCTGTTATTTTTTCATCTTTTTCAACAAAATCCCCCGTTATTGCATCATCTATATCCTGACCGGAGTCATAATCCTCTGAGCTTGATTTTGTCCTTACAGTTACACTATAAGTGGGTTCAGACCTTAAACCCTTTTCCCTGTCATATGCATAAAGTCTGGCATAATACCTGTGATTTGAAAGAAGCCCCTCCACGGTATACTCAGAAACTTCTCCCACATTGTATTCCACTGCTTCTTTATAATCATAATACCGGGATATCTCAATTATATATTCTAAACCTTCTTCCATCATCCATTCATAAGTTATGCTGTTTAAAGTAATGGCATCAAGGCTGTTTTTTATCCCAAATCCCACAGGAGTATCCGGTGGAATGTACTTTAAAGTTCTGACTGAATATGAGTCACTCCACAAAGACCTTTTTGTTTCACCTGATTCATTTACCGATTCTGCCTGTATCCAGAAATAGTACAGCGTATCTGGGGATAGTCCTCCCACCCTGTAGTATATGGATTCGTATAAGTCTTCAGGTGTTATTTGGATTTCCTGCCCTGCTGAATTAATATTGTCCTCTGTCCCGTATTTAATGTAGTAGTTATATGTAGGTACATATTCCCAGCCTAAGTCTACATACGTATCACTTGCAAGGCTGTAGTTAAATGCAGGTACAACAGGCTGTTCAACAGGAGGGTCTATTACAGGATTGGTGGTTATTATTAAAGGCTCTGACGGTCCTGAAGAAAGCCCCACGCTTTTTCTTGTAGCCCTTACCCATATTACATAAGTGGTATTTGGTTTAAGACCTGTTACAACAATATCAATATTGTGCTTCTTTTTGTCAGGGTTTAAGTTTGGATTTTCCATATCATCATTGGGATCTGTGGGAAAATCCGTTATTTTATCTGCCGGTATTGTGGCTAAAATGTCGTAAGACATTCCTTCAACAAATTCTATACACCCAACATCAATGGTAACTCCGGGATCGTATGAAACTATCCTGTATTCCTCCGGTTCTTCACTTTCTCCGTCCGGGTCTCCTCCGTCTGGGTCTCCTCCGTCAGGTTCTCCTCCGTCCGGGTCTCCTCCGTCCGGGTCTCCTCCGTCTGGGTCTCCTCCGTCAGGTTCTCCTCCGTCCGGGTCTTCTCCGTCTGGGTCTTCTCCGTCTGGGTCTCCTCCGTCCGGGTCTCCTCCGTCCGGGTCTCCTCCGTCTGGGTCTCCTCCGTCCGGGTCTCCTCCGCCCGGCTCTTCTTCCTCCGGCTCTTCTTCTCCGGCTGTTGGATTGGTTTTTTCAAAATATTCCTCAGCACTTATATATTCCCACTTGCCCGTTTCATGGTTGTATTTCTCATACCATAAGTTTTTAAGCTGGATTACCACCGAGTCGTGGGTAATCATATTATTGCCCTTTGCATCTTTTTTTACCCTAAGAGGCGGTCTTCCAGGCACCAGCGGCTGCTCATCCGGACCTTCCGGAGGCGTTATTATAATTTTATAAGCAGGATCTGAATTATAAGTTACCAATTGAAGTACATCGTTTACATATTCAATATACTGTTTTTTGGCAACTATTTTAAGATAATAAGTGGAATTAGGAGTCAAACCTGTAATAGAAAATTTATACCCAATTAAATTATTCCCGTCAAATACAAAGTTCCCGCTTCCCATATTTGCATCCGATGCAATCTTAGTATGGGGCGGTGGATTATCAACGGTATTTGGATCATCAACAAGCCAGATGTCATATAAAACATCTGTATCAATTTCCCCATCTGCTTTAGCAGGTGCCCTCCACAAAATTGTAGCACTGCGGGGTTCTAATTCATCCTGGTAGCTTATAATAACTTCCCCGTCAAAACGTTTAAACGAATCCACAAGTTCAGGTGATGCAGGTCTTGAAGGCACTTCTGACTCTTTCAGGAAGACTTCCTGGGACTCAATTCTAATGCCTTTATAGACATCCTGCCCATTCCTGGTCACTATTGCCCTGATTATAAAGTAATGCTGTATATCATCATATGGGATGGTAACAAAAAACTCTGTTCCGTTAACCTCTGACATGTACTGGGGCAACTCATTTGAATCAGCATTTCCTCGGTATATATGATATGTAATATCTATATCCCCGTCACCTAAACCTGTAACCACAGGAGTCCATTCCAATTTCCACACGGTACCCTCCGGTGTGGAAGACATTTTTGTGGTTTTTACCAGTATAAAACTGCTCACCGCAATGGTTTTGGTGTACTGGTTTCTCTTTATTTCCTCATCTGTAATATCAGGTTCAATCCTTACATAATACACCCTTCCCGGGTCCCTTACATTGTGTATATACTCAAGCTTCCCCGTAGATTCATTGACGGACACCGCTTTTCCTTCCCCTATCTGGTCTTTCCTTATAAATATAGGAGGAGTATTGGCAAAAGTTTCGTTTTCCGATACATACAGCTTGTAACCTATTCTCCCGTCAGAATCCCAGACATCGTCCCACTCTATTTTAATTTGATTTGTTCCTAGTGCATATGCATTTAACTCTATATCCGTCAGTACTTTTACTATATTTGAACGGCCGGATTCAGTACTGTAAAGAATATTTCCGCCTTCGTTATAGTAGGTATAGTATGACGTTGCGTCAATATGATAAATTGTACCTGAATCTAATTCCCTCAACCTGTGCTTATACGCACCTGAGGTAACCGGAATACTTCCTTCTTTTAACGTCCTTGCTCCCCCCGGACTATAAGATTTCGGAATCTTTCTGGTGTAAAAGTTTACATATTTACCTACAGCCTCTCCGGGAAAAGTTAAATTCCAGGCAAAATCAACATAATACCTGTCATATTCATTATAGCCGATAGCAGGCTGATCATCATTTATTGCTTCAACTCTCAATTCCGTTGGAGGATTTGCACTGTTGGACGCAAATCCAATTTCCGGTTGAATAACCATACTTAATATAATGATTATTGGAATAAGCTTCTTTGCTGCATTCATAACATTATCCCCTGCCCTTCGCCGGTTTTTATGTAAAATTTTGCTACATACCTTATCTGCATACTTTTTTGCTACCTGGTTTTAATGCTCTTAAACCGCTTTTATTAAATTTTTTATATCGGCTGTGCTTACATATCGCCTGTAAGCTTTAAAGTTTTAACTAAAAGTGCGGCAATCTCTCCTCTTGTAACAGGTTTATCAGGTTCAAAATTATACCCTTCATTTAATGTGAATATGTTTAAATCCAATGCCATCAAAACCTGCCCGTAATTTGTTTTATGTATTTTATTCTCATCATTAATGTAAATATTTTTGGAAGGTACGGCATAATCAAGGTTTAAATTAGTCCTGTCTGAATAAACCATCATTATAACCCTGGCTGTTTCCTGCCTGTTTACATTCCTGGCCGTCCCGCCTGAATTTAACAAATCCTCAAGATTATATTTCTGAGCCCTCTGCCTTATGTTAAGGCCGCCATTTAAAATGTCCTTTTCCGTCACAACTTCATATAGCAAAATTATTTCATTTACCCTCACATTTTCTTTTGGATAAAAAGATTCCAATGAACCAAAAACTTCCCTTAAGTCATATTTGGATAAAAGCAGCCTAATATCCTCACTGTAAGGATGTCCTTCATAAACATCATTTGCAGGAATGTCCAATATTATAATTACAAATTCACCAGGCTCAAACACATTAAACACTATACTGTTTTGAATATAAACGGCATTTGATACCTTGTTCCAGTCCTTATCACTGTTGTAGCTTACATAAGGTATTTTCAATCCCTTTTCTCCGGTATGCACAAGTCTTACCATTATAGGCTTTTCAAATTGTGCCGTTTCTTTGGTTTTTGCCATTACAGGACTTACGCCTCTGGTACCTTCAATCCTGTTTTTTAAAAATTTTGAAAGTTCATACTCTATTTCTTCAATTATTTTAAGTACTTCATCTTCAATTTCTTTAGACGAAACACTTCCCTTTATAGGTGTATTTAAAAATTCATTTAATTTTCTTGCCACAATTCCAGAGCTTTTGTTGTACATCCTGTCATATATTTCTTCTTCAAGTTTTGTGGAAGTTATTGTTGTTCCCACAATGTCCATGCTCATTTTATTGATTATCGATACAGGCTTTTCATCTTTAGATAATTTTATTGCAGGTTTATCCAAACGCCTGATATTTAATTTATAGTAAATATCATTTATATTTGCCGTATTTAACATCTCTTTAACATCAATATGGTTTGTATCTACCACACCGGGTCTTAGTGTATATTCCGCCCCCGCTGTTTTGATACAAAGACCTTTTCCCGAAGCATCCAAAGCTTCAATAACTTTTACAGGTATATATATAATATCCTCAGAAAGCCCTTCTGCATGTTTTGAAATGTCCAATACAAGTATGTTATTTATATTATTTTCTATTGCATTTACCATTCTGTCCCTTTTAATAAGTATCTTGTTCGACACTCCGTTTTCAATATCCACTCTCCAATAAAGGGCTTCTTCAAGCTTGTCTATCTTGTCATAAAACATTGCTTCTTTTCTTCTTTTGGTGTCTTCTTCGTCATAGTCCTCCTGGTTAAAATCCGTCCTGATTTGAACAGGTCCTGCATATTTTGAATATGCAACAAGTGACTTGTCCACAGGGTCTTCCCTGACAGCCCGTACCTTTATGTGGTACTTGGTATTTGATGACAAAGGAACATTTTTAACATCCCCGTCTTCCGTTTCAACGGGAATTGTTTTTATCCTGGCGTAATAGTCCACATATTGTGTGCCGCTTGTCCTTATGCTTTTTTCGCCATAATACGGGCGTATTCTGCCGTTTTCATCTATATATCTTTCAAAATTTGCATCGGTAAGTACGGTATATTCATCATCCAACTCAGCTTTAATTGCAAACTCATATTTGTACTCAGGGATACCTCTCCATTTAACCTCCACATTGTGGTAAGCATCCCTTGTGGTAAACCCGTCTTTAGTATATACCAAAGTGGTGCCGTTGTTTTTATATACCCTCACGTCATAATAAGAATTAGGTTTTAAGTTTACCATCCTCACATAGCACCTGGTGCCTGTTTTTACTATTGTATACTTGTCCCTTGTAAGTAAATTAAGCTTTAAGTCTTTGTCTGATTTTATATAAACGGTGTAGTCCTCAGATTTTGTGTATATATCATGGTCGTCAAAAAAGAATCCCAATTGTACATCTGTTACCGCTTCCAAAAACTCCGGCTGTTCTATCAAAGATGTTGTAACCGGAATGGAAACCCAGACACTGTAACGTGAAGGATCATCCTTATCTATTGCCCTTATGCTAAAGTAATACAGCCTGTTTGGAAACAGCCATTTATCTATTATATATTTCATCTGTTCAGTTAGCGGATCGTATACAAAATTATCTGCAGGTGTTTCTGCCAAAGGATCTAAAAGTATTTCACCAAAATTAGCCATAAAGCTTTGATATATGGCATCTTCAACGTCGCTGTATATACCTTCATTAGGTTCAACCCTCCTTGCTGTACATATGATATTATAAATTACATTGCTTTCCCTTCTCATCCAGGCAAATTCCACAGAAGAGCCACTGACTTTCGGGTTTCCTTCCTCATCCATTGCAATTGCAAAATCTGTAGGCGCCAGTGGTCTTTTGGCTGATTCATCCCCGTCACCTACTTCTCCTTTAACTGTTGTAACCGATACAGCAGGTGTATATTCTGACAGGCGTTCCCTCTCTTGGTCTTCATCTTTTATGCTCAGCCTGGTTCTTGCAATAAAGTAGTAGGTGGTATTTGGTCTTAATTTCTTCCCAAAGGCAGCATACCCCGGATTGTCCTGGGAAAATTCCCTCACTGTAAATTTTATGGATGTGCTTCTT
The genomic region above belongs to Acetivibrio saccincola and contains:
- a CDS encoding S-layer homology domain-containing protein, with translation MNINKVKVYIICLIFASLQVVNVGAAANNSDTVYTAAHNSETLHDETLKNSGDINGGVKNGGAVYNIEEINESQILIEISQRDEKASEGIGIVYFYLVNGKTLHVGYETGENMPQKAYLRYNLINAIPPVKVRLINVNNRNWLPFSDIKGIEAEEYIMHLYDAGIVNGRGDGTFAPDSFITRAEFMALLVNSLKLKRRTENAYTFSDINNHWAKDIILIAAENNFISGYQDNTIRPDNFITLAEASSIITRAFNFKTSKNGMYSKLKKDKWYSNQVKKMFDSGILKVTDRIYNDFDEERFITRGDCAIMISRALSTY
- a CDS encoding fibronectin type III domain-containing protein codes for the protein MNAAKKLIPIIIILSMVIQPEIGFASNSANPPTELRVEAINDDQPAIGYNEYDRYYVDFAWNLTFPGEAVGKYVNFYTRKIPKSYSPGGARTLKEGSIPVTSGAYKHRLRELDSGTIYHIDATSYYTYYNEGGNILYSTESGRSNIVKVLTDIELNAYALGTNQIKIEWDDVWDSDGRIGYKLYVSENETFANTPPIFIRKDQIGEGKAVSVNESTGKLEYIHNVRDPGRVYYVRIEPDITDEEIKRNQYTKTIAVSSFILVKTTKMSSTPEGTVWKLEWTPVVTGLGDGDIDITYHIYRGNADSNELPQYMSEVNGTEFFVTIPYDDIQHYFIIRAIVTRNGQDVYKGIRIESQEVFLKESEVPSRPASPELVDSFKRFDGEVIISYQDELEPRSATILWRAPAKADGEIDTDVLYDIWLVDDPNTVDNPPPHTKIASDANMGSGNFVFDGNNLIGYKFSITGLTPNSTYYLKIVAKKQYIEYVNDVLQLVTYNSDPAYKIIITPPEGPDEQPLVPGRPPLRVKKDAKGNNMITHDSVVIQLKNLWYEKYNHETGKWEYISAEEYFEKTNPTAGEEEPEEEEPGGGDPDGGDPDGGDPDGGDPDGGDPDGEDPDGEDPDGGEPDGGDPDGGDPDGGDPDGGEPDGGDPDGGDPDGESEEPEEYRIVSYDPGVTIDVGCIEFVEGMSYDILATIPADKITDFPTDPNDDMENPNLNPDKKKHNIDIVVTGLKPNTTYVIWVRATRKSVGLSSGPSEPLIITTNPVIDPPVEQPVVPAFNYSLASDTYVDLGWEYVPTYNYYIKYGTEDNINSAGQEIQITPEDLYESIYYRVGGLSPDTLYYFWIQAESVNESGETKRSLWSDSYSVRTLKYIPPDTPVGFGIKNSLDAITLNSITYEWMMEEGLEYIIEISRYYDYKEAVEYNVGEVSEYTVEGLLSNHRYYARLYAYDREKGLRSEPTYSVTVRTKSSSEDYDSGQDIDDAITGDFVEKDEKITDGVWNVRITGVNADRLLESVIKDKNPDYKIDLTNPPGKYKKIRMLVSDRVFMGFTRLKKNLIIATKESSIIIRPGTVTTEDSNPLAGGKRRIDYEIVISLPENFKTDVENMNFKKEVCNIEVGIRDLGYITTFDNLLKPLKFSVEYSDSSWYANGKTFGYVYDKNTSLWQKLNTSASYNGDRRKGEVFIETKKLGDIAIAEPAKDFFDDIYYHRFETAINNVASVYQLKSIEGRLFKPDLYATLGDTVKIMFDILGYQYSNNYMLEAAKAGLIENREVSRQVRNCTVDEVYEMMIKVYELKTGEVLGHKERQEFIKENGMVLVRENGRIAEGGSEITRGEVVWLLEKLLVYTGELY
- a CDS encoding fibronectin type III domain-containing protein, which translates into the protein MKNTMKLPVAIIILSLLLVNSVLFKMNIVHAAEAVNIYVEDYSDGVLTIRWIRPSGTNSFKITYHTPSGTEETIESNEGNVNTYKIEGLQNDFIYDIKVEFYNGEFDESSNQSGEIIGEGLLYFLPRISFYASRANQEKEEIPGGGYQIGHKPRLNFEWAMPKVWNGNGVVEASSAVSFINDNLSQIYGSDLNISSLDFKINISTDSSNLNSGPSQASVNINYNYDGGYTAHVAGNEDDTLNVQNSGKPDFLNFDIIGRSDLTAPLPKVGEPEAEGALPHKDILPGTVYYMNIKPEFKDSDGNTKSVISVGKPSDFNGSRLAGEHSYTYTPIRFELSKDSDNNIYVKIYRVNEGSLDLPRLFYEVQSSVDPSIPGDWPVRKTINDTFFTEGAKSAITVISGVNPDNQIYYKIVVKTDGADDRIESLPMDYTLKEDTSKPPVPREVTIVDRKLVSRINEESGEVEYSTDVTISWAKPHNWDEIKANTDPDKDIVFHFMLNTHQSEIETGNNPELIADGKSYGQFPLKYRLVLSVSSKAVRDVGNRLEYTIEGFNLFKYERFIGMSDGEPQFKKHDIQNEEGYPDFLLPNTVYYLQMFTTGAAGEEDFDEKFKELEKLSDKSVIVSFTTRSVREIDVPLPINLRVSKNDADVLIDGENIEISNYIEMQFDKVNINWSNYLLDTSVEKKIYYDIYMSTRPDINSFKLIGTTEDLDGDLLFIGVDDPRSTSIKFTVREFSQDNPGYAAFGKKLRPNTTYYFIARTRLSIKDEDQERERLSEYTPAVSVTTVKGEVGDGDESAKRPLAPTDFAIAMDEEGNPKVSGSSVEFAWMRRESNVIYNIICTARRVEPNEGIYSDVEDAIYQSFMANFGEILLDPLAETPADNFVYDPLTEQMKYIIDKWLFPNRLYYFSIRAIDKDDPSRYSVWVSIPVTTSLIEQPEFLEAVTDVQLGFFFDDHDIYTKSEDYTVYIKSDKDLKLNLLTRDKYTIVKTGTRCYVRMVNLKPNSYYDVRVYKNNGTTLVYTKDGFTTRDAYHNVEVKWRGIPEYKYEFAIKAELDDEYTVLTDANFERYIDENGRIRPYYGEKSIRTSGTQYVDYYARIKTIPVETEDGDVKNVPLSSNTKYHIKVRAVREDPVDKSLVAYSKYAGPVQIRTDFNQEDYDEEDTKRRKEAMFYDKIDKLEEALYWRVDIENGVSNKILIKRDRMVNAIENNINNILVLDISKHAEGLSEDIIYIPVKVIEALDASGKGLCIKTAGAEYTLRPGVVDTNHIDVKEMLNTANINDIYYKLNIRRLDKPAIKLSKDEKPVSIINKMSMDIVGTTITSTKLEEEIYDRMYNKSSGIVARKLNEFLNTPIKGSVSSKEIEDEVLKIIEEIEYELSKFLKNRIEGTRGVSPVMAKTKETAQFEKPIMVRLVHTGEKGLKIPYVSYNSDKDWNKVSNAVYIQNSIVFNVFEPGEFVIIILDIPANDVYEGHPYSEDIRLLLSKYDLREVFGSLESFYPKENVRVNEIILLYEVVTEKDILNGGLNIRQRAQKYNLEDLLNSGGTARNVNRQETARVIMMVYSDRTNLNLDYAVPSKNIYINDENKIHKTNYGQVLMALDLNIFTLNEGYNFEPDKPVTRGEIAALLVKTLKLTGDM